The DNA segment GTTATTGCCCAGGCCATAGATATGGCGACAAATTGACGCAGATTTAAATAGTTTAAAAATCTGGAGCTACTGATGAATTCGACTTCCTGAAGGGAATGATTGACAGGAATTGATTCGCTGTTTGGCAATTCACCACTAATATTTTCTAAGGTTCCACTGAACTGGTCCGTACATTGATTATATGATGGCGCGTACCAGCCGGAAAGTAAAGGGAAAATTCCCTCCCGGTAAATTTGAAGATTTTTGTAAGAAGGTCGCATTTGATTTGGGCATATTGTGTTATTTGTATCATTATAAAGAATGGTATTAACACGCTGAGTTCCACCAAGAACAAAGCGAATATTTTCACGAAGAGCATCAAACAAGTTGTTTTGATTATCAATCAAAGTAATTCCTTGCGGATATGGAATGGGTTGACTATTATTTAAATAAACTGTGTTTTGAGCATTCGATACAATATTTGCTACAGATTCTCCATTACTAGTACTATGTGCATAAATTCCGTGGGTCCCATTCACATTAGGATTAATATCACCATCGAAATGAATAGAGATGAAATAAGGTTTGATGTTATCCCCTTTATTCTCTTTTGCTTCACGTATTTGATCTCTAATTTCTTGAGCTTTTCTAATAGGATATTGGAAATATCTCGCAGCCTTAATGCCAAGTCAGTTGTCATACAAGCTTCGCTATAGGTTACATTGTTAGGATCATCTACGGCTCCAGGTTGCCCGCCAGGAAGACAAGCGAGGCCATTGCTTGATTCACAACCATGACCTGGATCCAATAAAATGAAAACAGAATTTTTATATTCATTTGCCGCATTAAGACATTCCTGATTCTGATTATTCTGTTGACTAAAAATTAAACAATTTATTAAAAAGATAAAGAGTATTCCACTAACTTTTTTTGTATTAACCATATTTGTATTCCTAATTTTTTTTACGCAAGTATACAATCAAATCGCCATTGAGCATTCGATCACCCAGAGGACTCCATTCTGTGGAAGAGTTGGGATAAGGTATGGCAAATCGAATATTTTTTCCCTGAAAATTAAACAAATAAACTTCATCTGTTGGATTGCCAGTTTCATCTCCGGCTTTTTCCATTGTCAATAATATTAGTTTACCATTCGGAGCCAATTCTCGATTAAATCGATTTCCTCCAGGAATCAGGTCATTATTGTTACCAAGTTGATTTGGACCACCACGGTCAAAAAATGCCCGGAATTTTCCAAACAAGGCCCCACCAGCTTCATACAAATAAGCCATGTCCCCAAAAGTTGTCACTACAACTTGGCGACCGTCATGCAATTGCAAATAGGTTGGCGAATTTACCTCAAATGAAGTGATATTCGATAATTTTTTTGTTGAGAAGTCACATTTTTTTAGTTTATATCCGCTATCTGATATCATCAACAGGAGATTTTCTTTATCCAAAAAACGATTATTACCATATTCATAACTAAGTCTCGCTTCAATTATTCCCAAATCTTGGCGTGAACCATTCACAGGGTTATAAGAAAAAAACGAATAACTACTCTTTCGTGCCACAACAATAATCTGCATAAATAAAATATCCCCTTGCGGCGAAACATCGATAAAATGTTCTTTCTGGGGATCTAATGACAAAACAGTTTCCTGTTTTGTTTCCAGGTTGTAAATTGCATAATAATATTTTTTATTTTCCCAAAAATTATAAAAGATCCGTTTATTGTCAGAAAATAATGTTGCTTGACCATAATTGAATTTACGAGGAAGCTTTTGCAAGAAAGCTCCGTTCTTGTCCATGATATACCCGCCATCATTATTGGCACCCAGGAACCACTCCCCATCATAGGACCAGACATATCCCCCAACTGGTTTGCCGTTATAATTAATGTTTTTTGTAGATGCTATTTCAATTTTTGTAGGATCATCCCCGACATCCAAGTATTGAGCAAACAGATTGCCTACGGCCATCCCCAGAAATAAAACTAACATTACAATAATTTTAATATTCTTCATCTTCCCCTCCGTTATCTTTTATTATATAGAATTATTTCCAACTTTCTACACTCCTCCACCCGGCTTAAATGAAAAAAATCATGTGCCCGCGATCTGCCTGGCAATCAGGATGATAAAAGATTACCCTTCTCCATCGGAGAATTATGTCTAGCAAATAGTCTTCGCAGTGTCAATGAGGAATTTTGTGACATTTTTTTCGCTGGCGGACTGCTGCCCATCTTGCTCATCGGCATGCTGGCATGGAATTTCCGTTCTTCGCCCGCCGGGATCTCTAGATTGATCGGAGAAAGAAATGTGCGTGAGATTGGGACGGTGGTCGATTTCGTGACTTTACTTTTTTTTATATTTTTATAGTCCCAGGGCTGTTTCATTTCTCGCTCTCTTGCCCTTTGAACCCTATCTTGCGCGGCATCCTGGCCGGAGGAGTCATTAACTGCCTGATGGCGTCGAAGACCACCTTGAACTGAGAATCGTATTTTTTTTCCAGGTCCTTCAGCTGGCGGGCCAATACGGTGTTTGCCTGGAGCATGCGCCTCAGGCGAACAAAAGCGCGCATGATCTCGATGTTGACCCGCAC comes from the Candidatus Aminicenantes bacterium genome and includes:
- a CDS encoding ORF6N domain-containing protein, giving the protein VRVNIEIMRAFVRLRRMLQANTVLARQLKDLEKKYDSQFKVVFDAIRQLMTPPARMPRKIGFKGQESEK